The Gloeocapsopsis sp. IPPAS B-1203 sequence TTTTCAATCGCTGTTAAGCAAAGAAATAGAATTGACTCATCATGTGTTAGTGCAACTAATCGCTAAGCCTAGCTTTTCATCCCTCTATAGTCGATTATTTGCCAGGATCAGCAATAGTGGAAGATAAAGCGATCGCTTCTAATTGCAATAGCTGGTGGTGGGTAGGAGTCACAGGTTGGTGTAGGCTAATGAGTTGAGCTAGCGTTTTTTTCAGTTGAGTTCTGGGCACAATCGCATCAACAAAGCCATGCTGCAATAAATCTTCTGCGGTTTGAAACTCTTCTGGTAACTTTTCGCGTAACGTTTGTTCAATAACGCGGCGTCCTGCAAAACCAATTGTTGCTTTGGGTTCAGCTAAGATGATATCTCCTAACATCGCAAAGCTAGCAGTGACTCCACCTGTTGTGGGATTAGTCAAAACCGGAATGTACAAAAGTTGAGCTTCGCGATGGCATTCTAACGCAGCCGAAATTTTTGCCATCTGCATCAGGCTCAGCATTCCTTCTTGCATTCTGGCTCCACCAGACGCACAGACAATAATTACGGGATAGCGCTTTTGGGTGGCGCGTTCAATTAAGCGCGTAATTTTTTCGCCAACGACAGAACCCATACTACCGCCCATAAACCGGAAGTCCATCACTCCCAAAGCGACAGGCTGTTTTTCAAGTTGTCCGAAACCTGTTTGCACAGCATCGATTAACCCAGTTTTTTCCTGAGTTTCGCGGATGCGATCGCTATAAGCTTTGCGATCGCGAAATTGTAACGGGTCGGTAGGACTGAGAGACTCATCGAGTGGTTGCCAGGTATTCGTGTCAATCAGCTGTCGGATGCGTTCATTGCTGTCTACCCGTACATGATATCCGCACTCTGGGCAGACCATTTGATTAGCTCTCAAGTCTTTGGTATATGCCAAGACTCCACAAGCCACACATTTACTCCACAACCCATCAGCAATGTCACGCTCTTGGCGTTCCTGGCTAATAGGACCAGATTTTCGCCGATTTGCAAACCAATCAAACAGAGACATTAAACTGTGCCATATTTTGTAGTAGCAATCTTTATCTTAATCAAGTCGGTAGTCGCTTGGAAATAAAATCATCCAATTTTGCATTTTAGATTGTAGAGATTTTATTAAAAAATGGCGCTTGAAGTTTATAGCTAACGTTCCCGTTTACCCTTAGCAGATTGAACAATTTGATGCACTCACTATGTATAAATTTGCTTCAGCCTCGGAGGACGAACCCATCGTGTTTGGTTCTGCTCGTCCTGGATATTGCAACGAGCAAGTGAAAGAGTGGATTGAATTTATGCAGCACCAAGACATAAAGCGTGTCTGCTGTTTGCTTCCTGAATCTCAACTCACTCGCTATTCCCATCTGCTTGATGTTTACCGACAGACATTCGGAATCGACCAAGTTTGTTGGACACCGATCGAGGATTTTCACTTTGCCGACGCTGAAATTCTGATCCGCCAAATTCTACCATTCTTAGCTGCCGCCAATCAGAATCATGAGAAAGTTGTTGTTCATTGCTCTGGCGGCGTTGGGCGTACGGGGCATGTTTTAGCAGCTTGGCTTGTGGCTGGACGAGGATTCTCCAACAAAGCCGCGATCGCAACCGTTAAACAAACTGGAAAAAACCCTTATGAAGCAGTCGTCGCTGCCCCTTTTAAGGGTCGCAATCCTTGGAAAGTTGCTGCGGAACTGAATATGTTGCTGGATGAGTGTAATCGATTTAGAGGGAAGTTAACTTGATGCCGAGCACTATATAGATACATTTCAACTACCGCTACAACCCAAAGCGCAAGCGACAGAACTAGCAAAGAGCAAGATCTAATAATGCTGTTTGCTTGAGTGCAGCAGCAATTTTAATCGCTAGGCTGTATATCGCTGTCCTCAGTTTCGATTGGACTAAGCAAGAGTAACGCAGCCCACCGATCTTGGGCATGGACTTGCACAGCAGCTGGGCTACCACTACCAAAATAAGAAGTGATACCTAAATCAACTATCCGCGCTGGAATATCGTGAGCCGTTAGTAGTTGACACATCAACTCAGCTTCCCAGCGCTTGCTTGTGGTTCTTAAGGTAATCCAAGACACGAGATAATTTTAGCAGAACAGAGAGAACTAAAACTAAAAAATCGTGGCTTTTGTGGCGCAGGTGTCTTCTTTAGGAGCAAGTGATGTCAAAATGGATTTCCTAAAAGCATCCATAGATAACTCTATTGAGAGCATCTTTTACCCAAAAAAATTTGGTCAATTAGACTCATTAAATGTTTTCCCAGAACTTTTGAGTTAACAAAGCATCTACATCTTGGGGAAATGGACAAACATTAAGGAACCTCACATCAGGATAATCTTCTCTCATAGCTGCTAAAGCATCCTGATAAGATTCGGTTAAAATCTCTAACATAAAGCTTTTAAGACTAGGAGAGTACTTAAATTCCTTTTTCAACTCTCCGCGAAAATTGCGAATTTCAATCTCCCAACCTCGAAAGCAGTTAGGAAGGCAAACATAACAACGCTTCAATAAATGTTCTAATAAACGAACTAAAAAACTGTGTACTGCTTTACGTTGACTTATTCCCAAAGATTCAACCTCTTCGATCAAATTCTCCCAATCCAAATCTTCTGTATTTCTTGCTTTCAATTTGCTCACTGTATCCTCAATCCAGAAAGCAAAATCTTGATCGTAGAGGTTTTTTATTTGTGATTGGGTCATAACTTTACCTCTGCTGCTAAAGGGCGGGAAAGATTAAACGAAAGTATGCAGTGAGAATTGCCTCACCACTAAAAATTGTAATTAATGCACCTAAAGCAAGAAAAGGACCAAAAGGCATTTTTTGCCGTCTAGAGAGGATACCCAAGGCGATCGCCCCACCACCAATAAACGCACCAACAGCACACGCTAGGAACCCTGCCAACAGAAGATATTTCCACCCTAACCAGGCACCTAACATTGCAGCTAATTTGGCGTCACCCGCACCCATTGCAGCTTGTCCTAAAACAATTGAACCGAAAAATGCGATCGCATCAAATATCCAAATTCCCAACACTGCGCCCAAGACACTCAACATCAACTGATGTACTACTTCATTGAAAGGAAGTTGTGCGATCAAACTTGCAACGACACCAAACATTAAACCTACAACTAATCCTGATTGTGTCAATGAATTTGGTAGCGTCATTGTATCAAGATCAATCAGTGACAACGCTAATAGCCAACCGCAGAATATCCAATATTCGACAGTTTGCACTGAAAACCCAAATCTCCAAAAAACAAGTAAAAATATTAAGCCTGTCACGGCTTCCACGAGTGGATAACGTATGGCAATGGGAGTTTTACAATGACGACAGCGCCCTTTTAACCACAACCAGCCTAGAACTGGAATATTTTCCCATTTACCTAAACGATGTAAGCAACGCGGACAGCGGGAAGGCGGCGAAACAATCGATAATTTAGCTGGTAAGCGGTAAACAACTACATTGATAAAGCTACCAATTGATGCCCCTAATGCAAACACAATAAAAGTAGCAAAGCTAGTAAAGAGAAAATCAATCATCAGGAGTGATTACAAATGAGTGTAGGGCTTTTTGCCTTCATTATTCCCTACTTCTTTTCAGAAGCACTCTCAATCAGTTAGTAAGAATTAGATTCATCGCTTTCAATTTCTGCAATGGGAATAAATTCCTCTAGAGGTAGAAGAATTGGTTTTTTAGAAAAAAGTAACCTACCACGACATGTTAATCGATGAATTGCTACACCAGTCGGTTGTTCTGCGGTGTCTGAACGCAATTCTCGATAGGTTAAATATATCTGGCGTGCCGATTTTAGTAATATGGGATCGCTCAATTTTAGTAGGTCGATCAAGTTCGTTTAGATTCTATCTCCACTTTAAGGAATTTTGAGTTTTGAATTGAGGACTTTTGTTAACACTCATAAGCGTTACTCGGATTGTTCGAGGACTTGAATTAAAGCTTCACCCATTGCACGACAACCTAAGAGATTCATTCCTGGGGACATAATATCCCCTGTGCGATCGCCGCGATCTAAAACTTGCAACACGGCATTTTCAATGCGCGAGGCAGCTACGGGTTGATTTAATGCGTACCGCAGCATCATTGCCGCACTAAGAACCTGTGCTAAGGGGTTGGCTTTATCTTGCCCAGCAATATCAGGGGCGGAACCGTGGACAGGTTCAAACACTCCAGGACCAGAAGCACCTAAACTAGCAGAAGGTAACATTCCGATACTTCCTGTCAGCATTGCCGCAGCATCTGAGAGAATATCGCCAAAGAGATTACCCGTGACGATCGTGTCAAATTGTTTGGGATAGCGTACTAACTGCATCGCGGCGTTATCGACGTACATATGCGAAAGTTCGACATCAGGATATTCGGCGGCTAATTGGGTGATGCGATCGCGCCACAACTGTGACACTTCTAAGACATTTGCTTTATCTACTGAACAAAGTTTTCCTTGCCGTTTTTGTGCGGTTTCAAACGCGACACGCCCGATGCGGTCAATCTCTGCTTCGGTGTATGCCATTGTATTGACACCGCGTTTTTCTCCGGTTTCGGTAGTGAAAATGCCTTTGGGTTGACCAAAATAAACTCCGCCGGTGAGTTCGCGGACA is a genomic window containing:
- the accD gene encoding acetyl-CoA carboxylase, carboxyltransferase subunit beta, producing the protein MSLFDWFANRRKSGPISQERQERDIADGLWSKCVACGVLAYTKDLRANQMVCPECGYHVRVDSNERIRQLIDTNTWQPLDESLSPTDPLQFRDRKAYSDRIRETQEKTGLIDAVQTGFGQLEKQPVALGVMDFRFMGGSMGSVVGEKITRLIERATQKRYPVIIVCASGGARMQEGMLSLMQMAKISAALECHREAQLLYIPVLTNPTTGGVTASFAMLGDIILAEPKATIGFAGRRVIEQTLREKLPEEFQTAEDLLQHGFVDAIVPRTQLKKTLAQLISLHQPVTPTHHQLLQLEAIALSSTIADPGK
- a CDS encoding dual specificity protein phosphatase family protein codes for the protein MYKFASASEDEPIVFGSARPGYCNEQVKEWIEFMQHQDIKRVCCLLPESQLTRYSHLLDVYRQTFGIDQVCWTPIEDFHFADAEILIRQILPFLAAANQNHEKVVVHCSGGVGRTGHVLAAWLVAGRGFSNKAAIATVKQTGKNPYEAVVAAPFKGRNPWKVAAELNMLLDECNRFRGKLT
- a CDS encoding DUF2007 domain-containing protein encodes the protein MSWITLRTTSKRWEAELMCQLLTAHDIPARIVDLGITSYFGSGSPAAVQVHAQDRWAALLLLSPIETEDSDIQPSD
- a CDS encoding A24 family peptidase; this translates as MIDFLFTSFATFIVFALGASIGSFINVVVYRLPAKLSIVSPPSRCPRCLHRLGKWENIPVLGWLWLKGRCRHCKTPIAIRYPLVEAVTGLIFLLVFWRFGFSVQTVEYWIFCGWLLALSLIDLDTMTLPNSLTQSGLVVGLMFGVVASLIAQLPFNEVVHQLMLSVLGAVLGIWIFDAIAFFGSIVLGQAAMGAGDAKLAAMLGAWLGWKYLLLAGFLACAVGAFIGGGAIALGILSRRQKMPFGPFLALGALITIFSGEAILTAYFRLIFPAL
- a CDS encoding DUF29 domain-containing protein, which codes for MTQSQIKNLYDQDFAFWIEDTVSKLKARNTEDLDWENLIEEVESLGISQRKAVHSFLVRLLEHLLKRCYVCLPNCFRGWEIEIRNFRGELKKEFKYSPSLKSFMLEILTESYQDALAAMREDYPDVRFLNVCPFPQDVDALLTQKFWENI
- the leuB gene encoding 3-isopropylmalate dehydrogenase — encoded protein: MTTQYRITLLPGDGIGPEIMLVAVDVLKVVGKQLDIRFEFQEALIGGAAIDATGEPLPPTTLEMCKDSDAVLLAAIGGYKWDNLPRHLRPETGLLALRAGLSLFANLRPAKILPQLIDASSLKPEIVAGVDIMVVRELTGGVYFGQPKGIFTTETGEKRGVNTMAYTEAEIDRIGRVAFETAQKRQGKLCSVDKANVLEVSQLWRDRITQLAAEYPDVELSHMYVDNAAMQLVRYPKQFDTIVTGNLFGDILSDAAAMLTGSIGMLPSASLGASGPGVFEPVHGSAPDIAGQDKANPLAQVLSAAMMLRYALNQPVAASRIENAVLQVLDRGDRTGDIMSPGMNLLGCRAMGEALIQVLEQSE